A segment of the Neochlamydia sp. S13 genome:
GGCATACCTATACCTGTACCAATAGTACGCATGCTATATTTTTTTTGAAGTTTTTTAGAGGTTTTATTTAAAATGTCGCTAACAAATACCGCCTGTTCAGGTTCTTCGTAACTATCCAATACGCTTAGTATACAGCTAGATAAAGTAAACATTAAAATGAAGAAAAATAGAAAATAAGTTTTGTTCATAAATTACCTAGCTTTTTTAATTTCTTTAAAATGGTATCTAAATACTTCTTCATACGTAGGGCTTTGGAAGGAATGATCATGAAAAGCGGCCCCTGGGCAAGAATTTAAGGTCACTGTGTCGCGTTTACTCCGTATTAAGCCTCCCACATCAATATAAGGGATAGGATCGCGCCAAGCTTGTGCTCGATAATGATAAGCTTTTCTACAGGAGTCAGCATATATATAAGCTGCTGGAGCAATGGCTAACACAGTAATTTGCTTGCGTAACTTTTCATCATAACTTAAAAGAGCATTTCTGACATTTATAGCCCCTTGACTATGGCAAATTTGAAAATACTCTCCGCGTGGATATTCGTCAAAGAATCTATTCCATGTTTCATGATTAACGCGTACTGGAGTAGTAGCTATATAACATAAACCTAAGCCTGATTCAACACAATCGTTAAGCAAATTGTGCGTAGCATTATGGATGACATCTATTGAATATTCCCACCCTAATTCTCTAAGGTGGATGGCATTATTAATAGCCTCTATTTGGGTTGTCATAATGCCATTATGAACACCCAGACGAAAATTTTCTGATTTACTCCCTAGCAATACGGCTAATGAGGAGCTTTCGCTACGAACAAAGCTTCTTTCAAATCTATCTGTAAAGCTAACTCTAGGCAGACTTCTTGTGTTTTCACCTCTTTCTCTAATGGGTGTTTTTTCGATTCTATAAGAGGCGCGCTCTTTGCCATACATGATCACACTTTCGCGGTGTTTCTCCCCACGGCTAGGACTGGAACCCCTTAATCCATACAGGTCTCTATCATTTAAAGGATTGTTTAAAAGATAGGCATATAGATTAGGGCCCGCCTCAAAGCTTAAAGGATCGGCAGTTACCCAGCGTGTAGTAGTGGGGTTGTAATAGCGGCGTCCAAAGTAAACAAACTGGGTTTCAGCGTCTACGCGTTTAGAAGAAAAACGCCAAGGGTTGATCGATTGCTTGATAAGCTTATTATTTTTGCCATAGATAGACTCTTGCCCATAAGCGGTATATCGATAAGTTTCTTCTATGGTATGGGTCTTGGCGTTAATCAGTAGGCGGATATTGCCTAACGTGTCATGGATGGGTATGTAAGCCTTACCTTGGAGTTCTAGCAAAACCGCAGCCTCTATTTCAGCTCCTTTACCTTTACCTAATATACGCAATTGCTGAATGTTACCTTTAGAGTCACAGGCGCCAATTTCGTTGAGTCCGTGGTACAGGTAACGAATTTCTTTCTCAGGTATCCATTTGTTTTCAACTTTAGAGCGGGAATAGAAGGTGCTGCTTAAACGGCGGTTAAGCTCATCATAGGCATAGGCGACCTGCTGAGTAGAAGTATGAATGGCAATCAAGCGATCTAATGCATCGTAAGATAAGTTTAAAGAGCCTTTACGGATAAGGTTTCCATTTAGGTCATAGGCATGTGGATCTAAGCCATCATGGAGGAGCTGATTGAGAGCATTAACGGTATGGGGACGTTTATTTTTCTCCACCATATTATTGAGGGAGTCGTAGCGATAAATATCATCCACTAGGCCTTTTTCGGATTGAAGCTGATATAAAGCATCGTATGTATAGGTACTGTTTACTTTGCCTACTGGGTCGAGGGTTGTTCTTTTTAAAAGATTGCCCACTTGATCAAAACCGTTCTCAGGAATATCTTCTTTTAAGGACTTAGACGAAATGTTAATCAGACGAGAATAGGCATCGTAAGCGTATTGAATTAAGCCTGCTTCAGCCATCAATTTAGCCTCTTCTAATGCCCCGGAAAGGTTGTAATGTTGATAGGTGTGTCGATAAGGGCCTCGGCTAATTTGATGAAGGTAAAGTGATTTGTAAGAGTATTGAATAGAAGAATGGTCTGGAAGTATAATTTCCTGGAGCCTATCTAAATTATCGTAACTATATTGTTGAGTTAACCCATGGGATAAAGTTTCTTGGACCAAACGTTTATTTTTATCGAAAATACGCGTGGTAGACTTTCCTGTATGCTTATCCTCCACACCCACAACATTAGAATTAGCATCATAAGTATAGTGGTAATGCAAAGAGTTATCGTTAGAGGAAAAAGAGGTAAGGCGACCTAGCCAGTCATAGGCGTAGTGAAGTTCTATTCCATCGGGCTTGATAACTTTTTCTTTTTGCCTATAAGCATTATAGACATACTTTGTTTGCTTTTGTTCAGGACTTCCTACGGCTTCCGTACAACTGATCAGATTTTTGGCAAAGTCATACTCAAAATGAGTGGTGACCAGGCGATCAGGTTGATGAGGAGTTAAAACATGCTCAATTTGTTTACAGCAAAGCCCTTCTGCATCATAAAAAAACTCACGTTTTTGCAGGATAACGCCCATAGGGTCGCGACGAATTGCAAAGCGAACATGCCCGCAGCTATCATGCTCCTGAAAAAAAGATTGGCCGATGGCATCGATGGTTTCTTTAGCATATACATATTGGCCCTCTTGATTAAGATGAAGATAGTAAAAGAGGGTGCGTGTGGTATGTCCTTGAGGATCAACAATACTTTCAACATCTCCATAGGCATTATAGTGGGTAAAGGTGATAACAGGCTTTGATTGATGATAAGAAATTGTTTGGATGGGCTGGTCTTGCTCGTTGTAAAGATAGCCTATTTTAGTTAAAACCTGTCCTTCAGCATCCTCAGTCCGCTCTTCGATAAGGCGATCCTTAGCATCATACTCTTTAACGTTGGCAATATAGTCCTTTTCCTCGGGACCAAAATATTCCAAAGTCTTAGCGAGCCGTTGGCAGGCATCATATTGATAAACAGTTTTTGCCTCATTTTTCGTGATGCTGGCCAGGCGGCCAGCAGCATCGTATTGATAATAAGTAAACTGCCCTCCAGCATCCACTTCGGCTATCTTATGAAAATGGTTGTAATGAGTAGTGGTTTCACTAAGCTTTTCCCCTGTAGGAGCAAAAGTCATTTGTCGACAAGCTCTTCCTAAATAATCATAATCTGTCTGGGTAATCTTTCCATTTAAAGCGATGCTTTTAGCCAGATATCCCTCAAGGGTATATGCATTTTTTTCGGTAGATCCGTCAGGATATTGGATGAAGGAGGGCTGGCCTCGAATATTATAATTAAAAGTTGTTTTAAAACCTCGACGATCAGTTTTACAGATAGGGTTATCGGCAATATCATACTCAATACATTCAAAAGGCTGATAAGAATTACCGTCGGAATCTAATAAACGTGGATAAATTGTTTTAATTAAACGTCCACAATGATCGTAAGTGTATTGAGTGGTCTCTCCCTGCCAATTGGTCATCGCTACTTTTTGGCTAAGGCCATTATAAGCATAATGCGTCACTAATGTCTGATCAGCATGAATATCTTTAGAACAAATGCGTCGATTAGAAAAGTCATATTCATGCACAGTATGATAATCTTTGCCAGGGTATTGCTCAAAAATAAGGTTGTCGTTTTCATCGTATTGATAGAAAGAGGTATGCCCTAAAGCATTGGTCTCTTTAAGGATATTTCCATGGGCATCGTAATCCCAATGCAAGGTAAAGCGAGGTTGCCCGTTACTATCAAAATGTGTTTGCTGGGTTATACGCCCTTGATGATCATGGAAATTTTGCGTTTTTTGCAGTAAAATCTCTTCTTTAAGGGCAAGGTCTAAATACTTTTCTTCGATAATTTCAGGTAAACCTACAGGAAATTGATCGCGATAGCTTGTATACACACTATGGCGCTCTGTAACACCTGCCAGATCCTCTTCTTCTAAAGTATGCCCATCATCATAAACATAGCGAGTGATTGAACCATTGCTGTTATAAGCATAAAATTCGCGATAGATAATTTTGTTATTCACGCGCATGAATTTTTTATGGAGTAAAGCAGATTTAGGGTAATAGACGTAAACGATCTCTTTACATCCATCTTGCTCGCGTAATAAATGGTTGTATCCATCATCACTATACTCATAAGTGCGAATGTAGCTGTCATATTGTCCTGCTATAGGAATGCCCTCTTTATTTAGCACAGGGCCCTTTGCATTCCCTGTAAGATTTCCAAGCAGCCATTCATGTTTTATATTTCCATTTTTGTCATAATCGTAATAGCGGCTGCTTAGTAAGTTACCCTGGCCATCTTGTAGGGTTTTAGTTGTTAAACATCCCTCTAAATTTGGCAAAGAGCTCCAAAAAAAACTTTGCGTGCGATAAAGATTAGCGTCTAACAGCTTATCGATGCCTGTTAAGCGTCTTTTTGAGTCATAATGATAGCGAGTTTCTTGGTTATGAAGATCGAGCACGCGGGTCGTCCCACCTGGATAGCTATAAATACGACTTTTACGGTTGATAAAGTTTACCTCATAGTAAAAGCGATGGGTAGGGTGCAGGGTTTGATCGGTGCCTACAGCAGCTTTTAAACAAGATACACGTTCATAAGGGGAAGTACATCCATCGTAAAAAGTTAAAGGTTTTTTAGTATAAGCGTAAGGGTTGGTTTCATCATAATATTCAATTTGCTTGCAGCGACCATTGGGTAGGGCTTTTTGTTTCATGCGGTGGGTAGTATCATCGTAAGAATAGCAGATTTTAGGGGCGTTAGTAGAAATCACTTGATGGAGGTCATGTCTGGCCGGATAATTGCTGAAAAGATATTCGCAGCTTCCGCTTTTATCTTTATTAGCATAGGCTACCATGCGGGGATTAAGCTTAAAATTATCATATTCAAAGTGAATCTTTCCTAAATCTTGCTGGAGGCTATTGGTATTACTTATCTCATAAATTTTCCACCCTAAAGGGGATTTTTGATAGGTATACTGCGTCTTAATTCCATAAGGTTTTTGTTCATAAGTAAGCCCATCTTGATAGCGAATCTCAGTCAGAGAAAGTGGCGTGCGATGACTAGAACCAAAATATTTAAGGCTTTTTGAACCATCTCTTAAGTACACGGCGAAAGTACCTGGTTTAGGAGATATAATTTGCATCTGAAGATTATGAGGATTGCTTTTTCCGCTGATGAATCCTTTAGAGCAATTGGTCAACCCCTGACTGTAATTGGTTGCATTGATGAAAAGGGTGCGCCCAATTAAGGTATTGGTATATAAAGTCTTCATGCCTTTTTCTTCGTGAACAACTCTGTTTAAGCTGCCGCCAAGCATTTCTACATTTTCTGGCTCGTTAATACTCCAGCCGCTGGTATGGGTGTAAATACGCTCTATATAGAGAGGATCTGGACCTGGACTCCATACATCAATAGCACTATCGATAAAGGTGCCCGTGATGACGTTAACGCATCCGTCTACTATAGCTGAAGGCTCTCCACCTAAAGTGGCGATATTTTGCTCTCCTATAAGGGCTTCTTGGGGCGAATTAAAGTTTGCCAAGCCAAGGGGTTCCTCAGTAGCTTGAAGAGGTAAGCAAACACTGTATAAGAAAAGAATAAAAAGAAAATTTCGCATGCTATTTTTCCAAAAGATAAAAATTTTCTTATACAAAGGAAGTCGTTTGGTATCAATAAAATTTTAATTTACCTTCTAAAAAGGCTAAAAAGGTGAAAGCTGAATTTTTTATTGGCTTATGGAAAAGAAGAGAAGGAAAAAGCTAAAAAAGGTTTGTATAGATAACCAAAATTTAAGCCTATTTATTTAGAAAAAGCTGTAGCAGCTGCATAGATAAGGGATTAATGAGAGGACGATTTTGGTGAACAAAGGTGGATAAATGATCTTGTTTTATCCAAAATACTTCTGTATGTTCATCATCATGGCTAAGTTCTTTCTTAGGTACCGCAGGATCTAAGAGGATTTTTGCACAGATTTCATAAGCATGAGAGTGAGTATCTACAATTAAATAAGAGGGAAGAATATGATGAATCATTGCTTCTTCAATTCCTGCTTCTTCCTTAAGTTCAGTTTTTAGTTGTTTAATAATATCGACATGCCCTTCGTTTAAGGCGGAGGGGTCTATCCCTCCAGCGGGCATTAGCTCAAGATAATTTGGATAATCGGTAACATGCTCTGCGCGCTTACCCATGAGAATTTCATTGCCTGCTAAAGTATAACCACACACACAAATGGGCTTAAGATGAAGTTCATGGATTAGAGTAGGATCGCGTACTTGAGCAAGATAAAGTTTATACTCTACAAAACGCCCGTAAAGATGTTTTCCGTCAAAATGATCTGCACAAAGGATTTTTCCATTAAAAAGTTTTCCTTGGGTACGGAGAAGCTCTTCTTTCCAAATTTCTTCAATAGAGAGGAGGGTAGCCTGGCTCACTCTTTTTGGAGGTTGGATACGGCTGATGTGAACTTTAAAAGAGGGGGAGAGTGGAAAGATATCAAAGTCTTGCATAAGCTTCCTCAAAACAAAGGGTAAGGTCTTTCCAGCTATTTGTAGTCATAGCACCCGAAGGAATGGAAATAAGATAAGGATTGCGTATAGCTATAGTGGGGATGTGAGCATTTAAAGCGGCTAAAATGCCTGCCCTAGAATCTTCAATAGCTACCACTTGGTCTGCTAGAAGAGAACTCGTTTTTAAAGCGTGTAAATAGATTTCTGGATCTGGCTTAGTTTTTTTTACATTCTCTTTGGTAACGATGAAATCAAAGTAGTCCTTTATTT
Coding sequences within it:
- a CDS encoding NUDIX hydrolase gives rise to the protein MQDFDIFPLSPSFKVHISRIQPPKRVSQATLLSIEEIWKEELLRTQGKLFNGKILCADHFDGKHLYGRFVEYKLYLAQVRDPTLIHELHLKPICVCGYTLAGNEILMGKRAEHVTDYPNYLELMPAGGIDPSALNEGHVDIIKQLKTELKEEAGIEEAMIHHILPSYLIVDTHSHAYEICAKILLDPAVPKKELSHDDEHTEVFWIKQDHLSTFVHQNRPLINPLSMQLLQLFLNK
- a CDS encoding RHS repeat-associated core domain-containing protein, which gives rise to MANFNSPQEALIGEQNIATLGGEPSAIVDGCVNVITGTFIDSAIDVWSPGPDPLYIERIYTHTSGWSINEPENVEMLGGSLNRVVHEEKGMKTLYTNTLIGRTLFINATNYSQGLTNCSKGFISGKSNPHNLQMQIISPKPGTFAVYLRDGSKSLKYFGSSHRTPLSLTEIRYQDGLTYEQKPYGIKTQYTYQKSPLGWKIYEISNTNSLQQDLGKIHFEYDNFKLNPRMVAYANKDKSGSCEYLFSNYPARHDLHQVISTNAPKICYSYDDTTHRMKQKALPNGRCKQIEYYDETNPYAYTKKPLTFYDGCTSPYERVSCLKAAVGTDQTLHPTHRFYYEVNFINRKSRIYSYPGGTTRVLDLHNQETRYHYDSKRRLTGIDKLLDANLYRTQSFFWSSLPNLEGCLTTKTLQDGQGNLLSSRYYDYDKNGNIKHEWLLGNLTGNAKGPVLNKEGIPIAGQYDSYIRTYEYSDDGYNHLLREQDGCKEIVYVYYPKSALLHKKFMRVNNKIIYREFYAYNSNGSITRYVYDDGHTLEEEDLAGVTERHSVYTSYRDQFPVGLPEIIEEKYLDLALKEEILLQKTQNFHDHQGRITQQTHFDSNGQPRFTLHWDYDAHGNILKETNALGHTSFYQYDENDNLIFEQYPGKDYHTVHEYDFSNRRICSKDIHADQTLVTHYAYNGLSQKVAMTNWQGETTQYTYDHCGRLIKTIYPRLLDSDGNSYQPFECIEYDIADNPICKTDRRGFKTTFNYNIRGQPSFIQYPDGSTEKNAYTLEGYLAKSIALNGKITQTDYDYLGRACRQMTFAPTGEKLSETTTHYNHFHKIAEVDAGGQFTYYQYDAAGRLASITKNEAKTVYQYDACQRLAKTLEYFGPEEKDYIANVKEYDAKDRLIEERTEDAEGQVLTKIGYLYNEQDQPIQTISYHQSKPVITFTHYNAYGDVESIVDPQGHTTRTLFYYLHLNQEGQYVYAKETIDAIGQSFFQEHDSCGHVRFAIRRDPMGVILQKREFFYDAEGLCCKQIEHVLTPHQPDRLVTTHFEYDFAKNLISCTEAVGSPEQKQTKYVYNAYRQKEKVIKPDGIELHYAYDWLGRLTSFSSNDNSLHYHYTYDANSNVVGVEDKHTGKSTTRIFDKNKRLVQETLSHGLTQQYSYDNLDRLQEIILPDHSSIQYSYKSLYLHQISRGPYRHTYQHYNLSGALEEAKLMAEAGLIQYAYDAYSRLINISSKSLKEDIPENGFDQVGNLLKRTTLDPVGKVNSTYTYDALYQLQSEKGLVDDIYRYDSLNNMVEKNKRPHTVNALNQLLHDGLDPHAYDLNGNLIRKGSLNLSYDALDRLIAIHTSTQQVAYAYDELNRRLSSTFYSRSKVENKWIPEKEIRYLYHGLNEIGACDSKGNIQQLRILGKGKGAEIEAAVLLELQGKAYIPIHDTLGNIRLLINAKTHTIEETYRYTAYGQESIYGKNNKLIKQSINPWRFSSKRVDAETQFVYFGRRYYNPTTTRWVTADPLSFEAGPNLYAYLLNNPLNDRDLYGLRGSSPSRGEKHRESVIMYGKERASYRIEKTPIRERGENTRSLPRVSFTDRFERSFVRSESSSLAVLLGSKSENFRLGVHNGIMTTQIEAINNAIHLRELGWEYSIDVIHNATHNLLNDCVESGLGLCYIATTPVRVNHETWNRFFDEYPRGEYFQICHSQGAINVRNALLSYDEKLRKQITVLAIAPAAYIYADSCRKAYHYRAQAWRDPIPYIDVGGLIRSKRDTVTLNSCPGAAFHDHSFQSPTYEEVFRYHFKEIKKAR